A window from Engraulis encrasicolus isolate BLACKSEA-1 chromosome 11, IST_EnEncr_1.0, whole genome shotgun sequence encodes these proteins:
- the LOC134458676 gene encoding GTPase IMAP family member 8-like, producing MSEHGHKSDGAYFSIDPKIMNELMKKKEEEEEIKRRATERVMKVKEQREALRSSTGGVPHISDMKIVLLGCRDGGKSSCANTILGTPDFHNPRRTECVKREGETQGRHIAVVETPGWWNNYTVDQTPYDVKQEIVSSVSLCSPGPHALLLVIRVDTSFIDTYRRAVQEHLELLGEKVWSHTIVLFTNADCLGDTSIDEHIESGGDALQWLVDKCGNRYHVLGFEESDGSQVTELLDRIEEMVKVNSGHHFSIDENMLITLTEKKMKKREVKRRAEQRKINVQKQRESLKSSGGVPHISDMRIVLLGYRNAGKSSCGNTILGTQEFQTARRTAECEKREGENAGRHITVVEAPGWLAYHTAELTPDRDKREIVLSMSLCPPGPHALLLVIRVNESFTEIERRAVQEHLELLGEGVWSHTIVLFTVGEWLKETSIEQHIESGVEALQWLVEKCGNRYHVLDNRKFDDGQVTELLEKIEEIAVLNSGDRSIGQFPDFSEANPDDLSRRDSAYASISAVQTDMIEPLKKLTIAAAAEQQTSPSMEKLTPDFKADDPFVDSSTIVYNSNESIGQGSYGIVHRGSWHSCCSEDNKNRTPPRGGKRIPYTLHQTFNRSTKKMVVGCD from the exons ATGTCGGAACATGGACACA AAAGCGATGGCGCTTACTTCAGCATTGACCCGAAGATTATGAATGAActgatgaagaagaaggaggaggaggaagaaataaagagaagagcaacggagagagtgatgaaggtgaaggaacagagagaggcTCTCAGATCCTCAACAG GAGGGGTTCCACACATCTCAGACATGAAGATAGTTCTACTGGGATGCAGAGACGGAGGGAAGAGTTCATGCGCAAACACCATCCTGGGTACCCCGGACTTCCACAATCCACGAAGGACTGAGTGtgtgaaaagagaaggagaaacacaAGGGAGACACATCGCTGTAGTGGAGACaccaggatggtggaacaactaCACTGTAGATCAAACTCCTTATGATGTTAAACAGGAGATTGTCTCCAGTGTGTCTCTCTGTTCTCCAGGACCCCATGCTCTACTCCTGGTCATCAGGGTAGATACGTCATTCATAGACACATATAGAAGAGCGGTGCAGGAACACCTGGAGCTCCTGGGTGAGAAGGTTTGGAGCCACACTATTGTGCTGTTCACCAATGCAGATTGTCTGGGAGACACAAGCATTGATGAACATATCGAGAGTGGAGGAGATGCTCTGCAATGGCTTGTAGACaaatgtgggaacaggtaccATGTTCTAGGCTTTGAGGAGAGTGATGGTAgccaggtgacagagctgctggaCAGGATAGAGGAGATGGTGAAGGTGAACAGTGGTCATCACTTCAGCATTGATGAAAACATGCTGATCACACTGAcggagaagaagatgaagaagagagaagtaaagagaagagcagagcagaggaagataaatgtgcagaaacagagagagagtctcaAATCATCAG GAGGAGTTCCACACATCTCAGACATgaggattgtgctgctgggaTACAGAAATGCAGGGAAGAGTTCAtgtggaaacaccatcctgggcacaCAGGAGTTCCAGACTGCAAGAAGAACAGCCGAgtgtgagaagagagaaggagaaaatgcTGGAAGACACATCACTGTAGTGGAAGCACCTGGATGGTTGGCATACCACACTGCAGAGCTGACTCCTGACCGTGATAAACGAGAGATTGTCCTTAGTatgtctctgtgtcctccaggacctCACGCTCTACTCCTGGTCATCAGAGTGAATGAGTCATTCACAGAGATTGAaagaagagcagtgcaggaaCACCTAGAGCTCCTGGGTGAGGGAGTCTGGAGTCACACTATAGTCCTATTCACCGTAGGGGAATGGCTGAAAGAAACGAGCATTGAGCAGCATATTGAGAGTGGAGTAGAAGCTCTGCAATGGcttgtagagaaatgtgggaacaggtaccATGTTCTAGACAACAGGAAGTTTGATGATggccaggtgacagagctgctggagaagattgAAGAGATTGCGGTTCTAAACAGTGGAGATCGCAGCATTGGTCAATTTCCCGATT TCAGTGAGGCTAATCCTGATGACCTCTCCAGAAGAGATTCAGCGTATGCCTCTATATCAGCAGTCCAGACAGACATGATAGAGCCGTTGAAGAAGCTCACTATTGCTGCTGCAGCAGAGCAACAAACATCGCCCTCAATGGAAAAGCTGACACCAG ACTTTAAGGCGGATGATCCTTTTGTGGATAGCTCCACAATAGTGTACAATTCAAACGAAAGCATCGGGCAAGGCTCCTATGGAATAGTACACAGAGGATCGTGGCACTCCTGCTGCAGTGAAGATAATAAGAATAGGACACCACCCAGAGGTGGCAAACGAATTCCGTATACCCTG CATCAAACCTTCAATAGGTCTACCAAAAAGATGGTCGTAGGATGTGATTAG
- the ccn1l1 gene encoding cellular communication network factor 1, like 1, which translates to MYSLRILLGHTSLSTLVFLTWASVVVHCSSCPKKCSCPSPTPSCPPGISSVLDGCGCCRVCARQFNQDCSATEPCDHIKGLHCHLGAGGDPERGLCRAEAQGRPCELNGRVYQHGEDFQPSCEHQCSCMDGVVGCMPLCPHTVPLPGWHCARPRLAKLPGRCCEEWVCDDDNRIREEEDVVDVVGEVVVGEEVVAEAAVEGDGRTPEQLQPAAALPQHPDLGSNELLVAPTPWDFTAGAPEQEWMSSTQSHALLPSKCFLQTTDWSPCSATCGMGVSSRVTNDNAECRLARETRLCQIRQCDSEVMPIIKKGKKCQRSTRPRKPVKISFAGCSTVRRYRPRSCGSCSDGRCCEPSQTRTVRLLFHCTDGRKDFARNVMWIQRCSCQSQSCERRGHASYPESLSLPNDIHTFTH; encoded by the exons ATGTATTCCTTAAGGATATTACTTGGACATACAAGCCTCTCCACACTGGTCTTCCTCACCTGGGCTTCAGTTGTG GTGCACTGCAGCAGTTGCCCTAAGAAATGCTCCTGCCCCTCCCCTACCCCCTCGTGCCCGCCGGGCATCAGCTCCGTGCTGGACGGCTGCGGCTGCTGCCGAGTGTGTGCCAGGCAGTTCAACCAGGACTGCAGTGCCACCGAGCCGTGTGATCACATCAAGGGCCTGCACTGCCACCTAGGGGCCGGAGGAGACCCTGAGCGAGGACTGTGTCGAG CTGAGGCGCAGGGTCGTCCGTGCGAGCTGAACGGCCGCGTCTACCAGCACGGCGAGGACTTCCAGCCCAGCTGCGAGCACCAGTGCAGCTGCATGGACGGCGTGGTGGGCTGCATGCCCCTCTGCCCGCACACCGTTCCCCTGCCGGGCTGGCACTGCGCCCGGCCCCGTCTGGCCAAGCTGCCGGGCCGCTGCTGCGAGGAGTGGGTATGCGATGACGACAACCGcatcagggaggaggaggatgtggtggatgttgtgggggaggtggtggtgggagaggaggtggtCGCAGAGGCGGCGGTGGAGGGTGATGGTCGGACGCCAGAGCAGCTGCAGCCTGCTGCTGCCCTGCCGCAACACCCGGATCTGGGCAGCAACGAGCTGCTGGTGGCCCCTACTCCCTGGGACTTCACGGCCGGAGCTCCAGAGCAAG AATGGATGTCCTCCACCCAGTCCCATGCCCTTCTGCCGTCGAAATGCTTCCTGCAAACCACTGATTGGTCACCGTGCTCCGCCACCTGCGGGATGGGCGTGTCCAGTCGGGTGACCAATGACAACGCAGAGTGCAGGCTGGCCAGGGAGACGCGCCTCTGTCAGATACGCCAGTGTGACAGCGAAGTCATGCCAATCATCAAG AAAGGGAAGAAATGCCAGCGCAGCACAAGGCCCCGTAAGCCGGTGAAGATCAGCTTCGCGGGCTGCTCGACGGTGCGACGGTACAGGCCGCGCTCCTGCGGCTCCTGCTCCGACGGCCGCTGCTGCGAGCCCTCGCAGACGCGCACGGTGCGCCTGCTCTTCCACTGCACAGACGGACGCAAGGACTTTGCACGCAACGTGATGTGGATCCAGCGCTGCAGCTGCCAGAGTCAGAGCTGCGAGCGCCGTGGCCACGCCTCCTACCCAGAATCCCTCAGCCTCCCCAACGACATCCACACCTTTACCCACTGA